One Glycine max cultivar Williams 82 chromosome 4, Glycine_max_v4.0, whole genome shotgun sequence DNA segment encodes these proteins:
- the LOC102664559 gene encoding uncharacterized protein: MQPTINSAGGILCMWTELVFKLQNKVTGNGFILFEGVCNREDMKICIVTVYSPCDINNNRLLWDSVKQLKQASQVRLWCVLGDFNCIRNPNERIGKSDRLVGDNSMQEFNEWIEDMELLEVPNVGRQYTWFRPNGESKSRLDRALISPEWRDTWPESVQFTLARNFSDHCPILIKANNVDWGPKPFRILNCWLTDKSFKDVVNHCWNSVQVVGWGAYVLKEKIKRLKGRLKIWNKEEYGDTFKKVQQLEVELNKLEEDTLHRQMTDLEISRRKKL; this comes from the coding sequence ATGCAACCTACAATCAATTCAGCTGGTGGCATCTTATGCATGTGGACTGAATTAGTTTTCAAGTTACAAAACAAGGTCACTGGAAATGGTTTCATTCTCTTTGAAGGAGTTTGCAACAGAGAAGACATGAAAATCTGCATTGTGACAGTATACTCTCCCTGTGATATAAATAACAATAGACTATTGTGGGATTCTGTGAAACAGCTGAAACAAGCCTCTCAAGTAAGACTATGGTGTGTGCTTGGGGATTTTAATTGCATAAGGAACCCGAATGAAAGAATTGGAAAATCAGACAGATTAGTGGGTGATAATAGTATGCAAGAATTCAATGAATGGATTGAAGATATGGAGTTATTGGAGGTTCCTAATGTGGGCAGACAATACACTTGGTTTAGGCCAAATGGTGAATCTAAAAGCAGATTAGACAGGGCATTAATATCCCCTGAATGGAGGGACACGTGGCCAGAAAGTGTGCAGTTCACTTTAGCAAGAAATTTTTCAGACCATTGCCCTATTCTTATTAAAGCTAATAATGTGGATTGGGGTCCTAAACCTTTTAGGATTCTAAATTGCTGGCTAACAGATAAGTCTTTCAAAGATGTAGTCAATCATTGCTGGAATTCTGTCCAAGTTGTAGGATGGGGAGCTTatgtattaaaagaaaaaatcaaaaggttGAAGGGCAGATTAAAGATATGGAACAAGGAAGAATATGGGgatacttttaaaaaagttcAGCAACTGGAAGTAGAGCTTAATAAACTAGAGGAGGACACCTTGCATAGACAAATGACTGATCTGGAAATTTCAAGAAGGAAGAAGCTGTAG